Sequence from the Candidatus Delongbacteria bacterium genome:
ACACCTTTGGGCTGTTTTGATGCTGTCTTGTCCCTCACTGATGGGTCTACCGAGATGTATCACGCGGTATGGACCAACGATTCCCAGATCCAGGAAGCCTGGTTCAGCAGCATGACCTTGATGCTCCAGTGCAACGGCCATGTGCTGGAATCGACTCTTGAGTTCGCTCCATTCGAAGTCATGTACTACGCCGGCCCTGCGAACCCGCCGGCCGCACCCACCGTCTTCCCGATCGATCCGGCCATCGACTGCCGGACGTACACGGCCGATGCGGAAGACCTGCCGGGGGCCTTCAGCCTTGGCACGGCTTTCCCCAATCCCTTCAACCCCAGCACGACCATCCGCTTTTCCCTGTCGACGACTGACCGTGTCACTCTGACGGTCTTCAATCTTGCAGGCGAAAGGGTTGCCACTCTGGCAAACGAGATCCTGGCGCGTGGCGCACATGACGTGCCTTTCGATGCCTCGGCCCTGAGCAGCGGCGTCTACATTTATACGATCGAAGCTGGTGGCGTCACTGCCACGAGCAAGATGATTCTGGCGAAGTGAGTGGTCCCGATCCGGCGGGCAGAAAGCCGGTCCATGGCGCATCCACAAGGCGCCCACAAAAGGAATGATCATGAAGCGCAGCATCGCACTTGCCGCATTGTGTGCCTTGCCAGTACTGGGAATGGCCGAGTACCAGATTGACATTGATCCGACTCAATTGCCGGCCGGTGCCACAATCCAGAGCATCTCCGGATGTTTTGATGATGTTTCGGGTCCAGAACTTGGCTGTTATGATGCAGTCTGGTATGGGCCAGATGGATTTCCCGTGATGTACCACGGCATCTGGGCCAACGATGCGGAGTTTCCGGTGCTGGCAATGTTCAGCAGCATGACCCTGCTACTGGACTGCAATGGTTTTCCGCTGGAGTACACTCTGAACATTCCTCCCCTTGTGGAATTCTACTTCCCCGGACCACCATGGCCACCCATTGCACCCACCAATTTCGGTGTTGACGGCAGCATCGACTGCAGCATGCACGCAGCGGATGCAACGGATCAGCCGGGCCAATTCATGCTGGCGGAGGCACATCCCAATCCCTTCAACCCCAGCACGACCATCCAGTTCACTCTGGCTGAAACCGGACCGGTGGATCTGGGCGTGTTCGACATCACCGGAAGACGGGTGACCACATTGGAAACAGGCATGCGGTCGAGTGGAGAACATGAGGTCGTGTTCGATGGCTCGGCGCTGGCCAGCGGGCTGTATCTGGTCAAGCTGGAAACGGGTCGGGAGGTGGCCGTGAAGAAAGTCGTGCTGGCGAAGTAGTCCGCTCTGAAGGAGATCATCATGATGATCGCGTCCATCGGTGTTGTGTTGCTTGCGATGGTATCGAGCAGCCAGGCCGAATACCAGATCGATTTCTCTCCCGACAGTCTTCCGTCGGCTCATGGCTACCCGTTGGTTGAGGCCTGCTTCATCGCAGTCGATGGAACACCTTTGGGCTGTTTTGATGCTGTCATGTCCATCTCTGGTGGGTTTCCCGTGATGTATCACGCGGTCTGGACGAACGACTCCCAGATCCAGGAAGCCTGGTTAAGCAGCATGACTCTGTCTTTCGACTGCAACGGGTACCAGATTGACTCCACGATCGAGTTCGCTCCTTTCGAAGCCATGTACTACGCCGGACCCGCAAACCCGCCAGCCGCGCCCACGGTGTTCCCGATTGATCCCAGCATTGATTGCTCGACCTACACAGCCGCTGTGGAAGACCAGCCGGGAGCTTTTCATCTGGGCTCCGCCTACCCGAACCCCTTCAACCCCAGCACGACCATCCGGTTCACTCTGGCTGAAACCGCATCGGTGGATCTGGGCGTGTTCGACATCACCGGAAGGCGAGTGGCCACACTGGAAGCAGGCATGCGCTCGAGTGGAGAGCACGAGGCCGTGTTCGATGGCTCGACGCTGGCCAGTGGGCTGTACCTGGTCAAGCTGGAATCGGGTCGGGAGGTGGCCGTGAAGAAAGTCGTGCTGGCGAAGTAGGCAGGTGCCACAATGAAAGGCTCAAGACTCAGGCTCGTGACCTGTGCCATGCTGGCAGTGTGCGCGAAGGCGGAAATCCAGATCGATGTCTCGGCGGATAATTTGGGTGGCTACTGGGACTGGAGTACCATTTCATCAACGGCGTGCTTCAGCCTTCCCACAGGTGAATCCTATGGCTGTCTTCCACCGGCCTATGTTTCGGAGGGGGGGTGGCCACACAGCACTCTCCATTTCATCTGGAGTGAAGATCAGGGAATTCCCGCCGGTTACATCGACAGCATCAGTTTCTCATTCACCTGTGAGGGGCTGGAGCATGCGTATACGCTTGGATTCGAACCATTCGAGCTGCCCTTCATTCACGGCCCGGCCAATCCTCCGGCAGCCCCGATGGATTTTGGGTTTGACACTCCTGAAAGCTTCGTGGTGGACGATCTGAGGCTGAGTCTGTCGGGTCCGGATCTTGTGCTGGACTGGGATCCCGTCTGCGGGGCTGACAGCTATCTGCTGTATGCACTGGATTCGCCGTGGCAAAGCCTGCAGGATGCGGAAGTGCCGCTGTCGGTGGATGCGGGTCCCGTCAGACTCCGTTTCGCCGGGGATGCCCGGACATTCTATCGGGTCGTGGCTGTGTATCATCCATGGGGAAGCCGTGCACGCGACTGAGCCGATCCGTTCCGCTGGATCCTGGACTGAACACAAGGAGATGCCATCGCGAGGCTCATGCGGATCTGGCTGACAATCTGCCTGGTCGGCGGCATGCTGGCCTTCCCGCTGCGCGGGTACGCGGAGTTCTTTGTCGAGGTGGATCCATTCACCATCCCCGCCGGCGCCACAGGCCTTGCGCTGTCCGCCCTGATCGGATTCGAGCCCGTTCTGATTCACGCATCGCTCAGTGGACCTGCGGGACAACCCCCGATGCATCTGGCGGCCTGGAGCTGTGATGCCCCTGCCCCGCAGCCCATTCACAGCCTGATCCTGGAGTACGACTGTGGAGGGGATCACCGGCAGTACCAGCAGGATTTCCCCTTTGGATCACTGTGGTGCACGGGGGCGAATACGATGCCCATCGTGGTGGACTTTGGAATTGACCCGGACGAGAACTGCTTCTTCAATGAATACCGTGTGCGCGAGCTGCGGATCAGCCTGCAGGGCAATGCGGTAAATCTGGACTGGGAAGGCATCTGGGGCTCGCTGTTCTTCCGGGTCTACCGTCTGGACAGCCCCGGGCAGCCTCTGGCCGAGGCGACTCTGGTGGGTACCGTGGACTTCCAGCACTGGAGCGAGCCACTGCGGCCCGGTGACACGCTGGGGTTCTATGTGGTCACCACGGAGTTCGAGTGGTGACAAGGTGTTGAGTGCAGACTTCGGGGGCACCATGAAGAAGAGTACACAGCTTGTCCTGACCCTGCTGCTGACGGTCAGTGCGCGGGCCGACTATCAACTGGATCTGGATCCCTGGATGATCCCCTTTTGCTGGCAGTGCCAACCGGAAGTCAGCGCGGACATCGGCTGGATTCCCGGGGAACACGAGTACATCGCCACGCTCAGCGGACCTTCGGGCGAGCCGGCGATGTACCACGCGGTCTGGCAATTGGACGATCAGATCCTGGATCCCTGTCCGATCAACAGCCTCACCCTGCGGGGCACCTGTGACTACACGGGCGACTATGAGGAAACGGTGCAGACCTGGTGGCAGGCGTACTACATCCCCGGTCCCGCATTTCCGTCCAGCGCACCTCCGGATCCCTGGGGCGATCTGCGTTCCGCCTGCGAAGCCCAACGCTGCCGCGTGCATGATCTGCGTCTGGTGGTGGACGGCCCTGTGCTGCGCCTGGACTGGTCGTATACCTGGGGCTGGGGCTGCGGGGGGTTTCTGGTCTACCGTCTGGATACGCCCTGGCAACCCATCGAAGACGCCGAGCTGATTGCCGAACTGGAGGACCCGGGGCTGGTTCTGCCCCTGACACCCACGGCAAGCAGCGCATTCTACCGGGTGGTCTCGATCCAGGAATGACACTCGGAACTCCCGGGGCGGAAGGCCCGCCGGCCCGAGCTGCCTGAACTCCGGAACCACCGCCGTCCCGAAGCTGTTCAAGCGTGCTGGAAGAGGCGGGGTGTTCTGCCGATTGTGCGGTGCGATGTGCCCCTCGGGGAAATGACTTTCGTGGGCTCTGTCCTTGCCACTCCCCCCTGCACAAAGCAAACTGTGGCATTCGTCTGCCAGCCCCCGGCGGCGCGGACCACAGCCATGAAAGGATGATGAATGTTCAGATTTCTCCTGGGAATTCTGCTTGCGACCAGTACTCATGCCGAGTTCCAGATCGATGT
This genomic interval carries:
- a CDS encoding T9SS type A sorting domain-containing protein, with the protein product MKRSIALAALCALPVLGMAEYQIDIDPTQLPAGATIQSISGCFDDVSGPELGCYDAVWYGPDGFPVMYHGIWANDAEFPVLAMFSSMTLLLDCNGFPLEYTLNIPPLVEFYFPGPPWPPIAPTNFGVDGSIDCSMHAADATDQPGQFMLAEAHPNPFNPSTTIQFTLAETGPVDLGVFDITGRRVTTLETGMRSSGEHEVVFDGSALASGLYLVKLETGREVAVKKVVLAK
- a CDS encoding T9SS type A sorting domain-containing protein: MPFRCGLRKLRPAIQASPTPTTDQPTSRFRSTGGIRVWRKSGPNAPVLPKGIPMKTALLGILLGALPLLGRAEYQIDFEPSSLPRHGLPFIYACFIAVDGTPLGCFDAVLSLTDGSTEMYHAVWTNDSQIQEAWFSSMTLMLQCNGHVLESTLEFAPFEVMYYAGPANPPAAPTVFPIDPAIDCRTYTADAEDLPGAFSLGTAFPNPFNPSTTIRFSLSTTDRVTLTVFNLAGERVATLANEILARGAHDVPFDASALSSGVYIYTIEAGGVTATSKMILAK
- a CDS encoding T9SS type A sorting domain-containing protein; the encoded protein is MMIASIGVVLLAMVSSSQAEYQIDFSPDSLPSAHGYPLVEACFIAVDGTPLGCFDAVMSISGGFPVMYHAVWTNDSQIQEAWLSSMTLSFDCNGYQIDSTIEFAPFEAMYYAGPANPPAAPTVFPIDPSIDCSTYTAAVEDQPGAFHLGSAYPNPFNPSTTIRFTLAETASVDLGVFDITGRRVATLEAGMRSSGEHEAVFDGSTLASGLYLVKLESGREVAVKKVVLAK